Sequence from the Gloeocapsopsis dulcis genome:
TAAAAGGCAGGCTTTGTTATTGGGAAGATTAAGCGCTTTGGCTAAACGTAGCATTGTATATATAGACGGCTTCAACTTTTATTATGGTGCTGTTAAGGATACTCCTAATAAGTGGCTGAATCTACAAAATTACTTTGAGTTGCTTAGACAGGATGATGATATACAAAAAATTTGGTATTTTACAGCAAAAGTTAGCGGTGCTCAGCTAGTTAGACAGGAAACGTACTTTGATGCACTAGCGACCCTACCATTGATTGAAATAGTATTCGGACTTTACAAGCTTAAAGAATTACGTTGTCGAATAAAAGAGTGCAAGTATCAAGGAAATAAACTCTATAAAGTACCTGAAGAAAAGGGAACAGATGTAAATATAGCGTTACAAATGCTCGACGATGCGTATCAGAGCGCTTGTGACCGGATGATTCTAGTTTCAGGTGACTCCGACTTAGTGCCAGCAGTGAAACTAGTCAAGAAAAGGCATCCAAAAATTCAAATTACCGTATATATTCCTGCAAATCACCCTAAGCGAGGAGCAGCAAAAGAATTGCGGAATGTTGCTGACAAGCATAAAACTCTACCATCTGCTCTGCTTTCAAAAGCTCAGTTTCCTCAGAGTCTCATAGGGATTTCAGGAAAAACTATCTGCAAGCCTAGCTGTTGGTAGTCAAAAGTTAGGTATAGGTAATCTGGAATGTTTACCATATCTAAAAAGAAAGCTACCTAACAGCACTGCTGAGCAGATGTAAGTAATCTTTGCATTGATTACAGGTGATGGAGCAGTCTAACTACGAAATAATCTTGTATACTGGGTTTCGTGTGCCATACTCGCCAGCGACAATCCCCAACCGCAGCTACACAAGTCATCATCACTCAAGGTCAGAATCTCTGTCGCAGCATCAATGATATGGGGAAATAAATTTAATATTACTTGTTGTCCCGCCGTTTGTCCTAGCGGAATCAATTTTACCCCAGCAGTCACAAGATTCGTCGTCCAACTGTGTAGATAGCCCAGAACAACCGATGACAAGGGTTCTATTTTCCAGGCAGCCCCCGCAATCCCAAACGCGATCGCATAATTACAAGGATTTCCTACGACATCGGCTAAAGGCGATACCTGCGGTTGTAATTGTAAGAGAAGTTTCATGAGCGATCGCCCCATTTGCCAACTTGAAGATCGCAATTCTTCGGTTTCTCGTGCCGCCGATAGCCACTGATTCCAATAACTTAAAGCTTCTATATCCCCATTTTGCACCGCATGATACGCCCGAACCATCACTGCGGCCTCGAGTCGAATTGCACCATAACGTAATTCTTGTTCTAACCAATGCTGCAAACCTTGCTCATTGCTAATCATCCCCGCATCAACAAGTGCTTCGATTCCCTCCGAATAACTATAAGCACCCACGGGTAAAGCTGGGCTTGCAAGTTGTAAAAGATACAATACACGCTCAATTGTCATATCATCTATCGCTAATTGTTAATGATTATGTCCATACGCACCAATTTCTGGCTGAAATGGTAATAGTGCTTCTTGTACTTGGGTTCCGAGTTGTTCCAGCATAGCGCGTAAAACTGGATCGGGTGACAACCGCAAATAATCTTGGGTAACTTCTACGGGTACATGACGATTGCCTAAATGATACGCAGCTTTAAGCAATACTACTGGAGTTGCCGTGACAACAAGCACAGGTTCAGGTTTAGCAATTACCCGCACAACAACACTGGCATCTTCAGCTTGCAGTAAGTCACCATCGTAGAGTACTGTACCTCTGGGTAAGCGTAAAAATATAGTTTCATCCTCAGTTTCAAGGCGATAGCGACTCCGAGTTCGTTCTTCCGCAGTCAGCGCTAAAGTCAAACTAACCGCGATCGCAGCATTGGGTGGCTGACGTTGGGTAAGTGCAATCATAAGTTTTTGGTTGACTGTAATCCTACCGCATCGACAATTGAATTGAGTTTGTGTTCTTCTAGTTTGAGGAGTAATCCTTGTAAGATCCGGCGTACCATTAATGGTCCTTCATAAATCCAACCCGTGTAAACCTGCACAAGGCTTGCACCTGCTGTAATTTTCTCCCAAGCATCTTGGGTAGTAAAGATCCCGCCAACGCCAATAATTGGGAGTTGACCTTGTGTTTGTTGGTAGATAAACCGGATAATTTCAGTAGCGCGATCGCGTACTGGCAAACCACTAATTCCTCCAGCTTCTTCCGTAACAGGCTTCCCTGTTTGTGCCACTATTTTCGTTTTGAGGCGATCGCGACTTATTGTCGTGTTTGTCGCAATAATTCCCGCAATTTTGTAAGTTTGGGCAATTTCAATGATGGCAGCGATCGCTGCCCATTCCAGATCGGGAGCTATTTTTACGCAAATTGGCTTTTGACCTTGATTTTCTTGTTGTAATGCGTCCAGAATTGAACTCAGTTCTGCGGTATTTTGAAGTGATCGCAATCCTGGTGTATTGGGCGAAGAAACATTGACAACAAAGTAATCTCCCAAATCTTTAAGTAACCGAAAACTTTCTAGATAATCAGAGGCTGCTGCTTCTAGTGGAGTGATTTTTGATTTTCCTAAATTGACCCCAATCGGTATCAAATGAGTAGCATTTTTTAATCGTTTCGCCATCATAGCTGCGCCAAAATTGTTAAATCCCATGCGGTTTAAAGCAGCGCAATCTTGTGGTAGACGAAACAACCGTGGGGGGGGATTTCCTGGTTGCGCGTGAAATGTCACTGTACCAACTTCCGCCAAGCCAAAACCAAAGTTTGTCCATACACTTGCTGCAACACCATCTTTATCAAAGCCTGCCGCTAAACCAACCGGATTAGGAAATTGAATCCCCCAAAGTTTTTGTGCTAAACGTTCATCGCTCAAACACAAGGATTTTTGTAACAAACGTTGTGTTGACTTTGTAACTGGGTGATGTGGCGAATTTTCTAACCAACTAAGAGTGCTAATCGTTTTTTGATACAACCATTCTGGGTCACTCTTTAATCCAGTAAATAGTACAGGTCGAATAACGAGTTTGTATAGATCCCACTGGTGTTTGAAATTCAAGTCTAATCTTGCCACGTTGCTGCTGTCCAATGTCGATCTGAAGACTGATAAACTTTTACATTGCTCAAATTGGCTTGCTTAATTAAATCATGAACCTCATCCAAGGTAAGTGCAGCATTGAGCGAATCACGAAATAATTTCTTTTGCTGTTCGTCGTATTCTGTACCAATACTTGCGACTAAAGCATCCATTGTTTCGACATCTGTAGGACGAATCAAGTCACGAATCAAGATAGTACCTTGTGGTTGTAGTACTCGTGCTACTTCACGAAAAAAAGGTAAAGGATCAGGCAAGTGGTGTACTAAGCTATTAGAAACTACCATCTGAAATTGCCCATCAGGATAAGGCATTTTTTTAGCATCAACAGTTTCCAGAAAAATCTGTTGTTCTAAGCCAGCATTTTTAACGTGCTGTAAGCCAAGCTGTAACATATTTTTGGCTAAATCAATACCCCAGATCCGCCATTGCGGACACCGAGAAGCAATTAATAGAGGAATTCGTGCTGTACCTGTACCAACATCAAGAATGTTTGCCGCACAATTAGGTCCTAACTCAATCACACTTTCAGCAAAGGCAGTATTAACTTCTGTAAAGTCCATTGCGTCATATTCTACCGCCTCTTCCCAGCTATCCATCACTTCTGGTTCCAAGATTCTTGGCAGTGTCACTTGATTTTGGCTTCGGGATTGTTTGATTGACATATAACTACTGACTTTGAATAGTGCAAAATGAACTACTGTCAGTGACTTACGCCTCAGACAGTTTCTGACGCTTCATCTGATTGAGTTGCCTAAATCCTCCGCATTTCTTTGGGGTTTTAGGTAGAGCTAAATCATCACCATCTGTGAGGCTAGTTCCTAACCCCAGCGAATAGTTTAGGCAAACAATAGCAGAAGCAACATCTCTATCTAGAGTACAACCGCAATCGCATTGATGTATGCGCTCATCAAGTGACTTGAGCTTTTGAGTACCGCATTGGGGACAGGTCTGAGATGGCTTGATTTTCTTGGTAGGGACATCGACAAACACGCCACCAGCCTCAATTACTTTATATTTGATGGCTTGTCTTAGCATCCCAAATCCTACATCTAAAATAGACCGATTCAACCCTGTTTTCTGGAGCGAGTGCGTTGCGCGGGTTCCCCGCGTTGAAGCACCTCGCGTTCGCTTCCGCTTACCTTTCTTGGCTTTAGCCGTCATATTTTTGACTGCGAGTTCTTCTGTGGCTACGAGGCTATTAGTGCTAGTGATTTCTGTAGCTATTTGATGAACCCAATTTTGACGACGATTGGCAACTTTGTTTTGTAGTTTGGATACTTGCTTTCTAACTTTCTTCCATCTTCGGGAAGCTTTAGTTTTTCTTTGTGGGCTGCGTTTTCTCCTCAACTGCTTGGATACCTTGTTGATGTCTTTTTGGGCGGTGGCAAGGAATCTAGGATTATCAACTTTTGTCCCATCACTCATTGCTATTGCCGTCAAGCAACCAATGTCTAAGCCAATCGCACCTGTGCTAGTTTCGCGCTTCGGGTCGCAATTCACTGTAATACTGGCATACCATTTGCTTCGCTTCCAAATGATTGTGCAAGTAGTTGGAATTCCCCAGGTTCTAGCAGCCCCGCGCATTTGAATCTGACCGGAAATCCCTGCTAGTTCTAGCCCTCCGTTATCGCCAGTTGTATGCGCCTTCCAACCACTACTAGCAGGATAAGTCCAACCGCGATAGTAGCGAGATGATTTGAACTTGGGGTATTTTCCTAATCCAGAAAAAAACCGTTGGAACGCAAAATCAGCTCGTTTGACTGTGGCTTGTAATGCTTGTGAGCCTAACTCTTTGTACTCCACCCACTCAGCCTTGAAGGCAGGCAGAATGTTCTGCTGGTCGTAGTAGGTGACATTCTTGCCAAATTTCTGATACTCGGTCTTGCGATGATACACGCAAGCATTCCACAAGTCTTTGTGCAACTTGCGGAAGTAGTGCAGTCTTTCTTCCTGCATTCTTGATGGATACAATCTGTAAGTAATTCTGCGAGTATTCATGTAGTAATTATATCATAGAACTCGCTTCCATCCCCCAGTGCCTTCGGATCAGAGGGATTTCCCGCTCGGTCGGGTTAACTCGTCCCTCACTCCTCACTCCTCATCCCTTCTTTGTGTTGCTGTAAATAAGCAAAAGCTTCTTCAGTTTCAACCTGGGGAAAGTCAGCATAGAAGCGACTGACACTCATGAACGATTGCGGTGTTTCTAAAATAATTACGCGATCGCCCCATTCTTCGAGCCAGGAAATTAACCCGCGTGGTGCTAAGGGCGCGCACAATAAGATGGCGGCAGGATTTTGGGCTTTTAGGGCTTGGGCAGCGACAGCCATTGTCATTCCGGTAGCAATACCATCATCAACAATAATTGCGATCGCCCCTTCAGCATTAACTTCAGGACACGCAGGTGTAAGTTGAGCAAGTTGTTCTTGTGCTTTTGCCATTGCTTCAGCAAGTGCGGCTTTTCCTTGACGCGAATAAGGAACGTAAAATGGCGTTTCTTCAGCCCAAAGCACTTTACCATCGGCAGTAACAGCACCAATTGCTAATTCGGGATTCTTGGGATGGCTAATTTTTTTAGCAACTAAGATACTTAAAGGGCATTTTAATGATTGTGCGACAGGCAAGCCTACGGGTATACCGCCGCGTGGTAGGGCGTAGACAATCGGTTGGGCATCGATTGTGGATAGCGGTGGCTGAGTTAAAACAATGGAAATTGCTTGTGCTAACTGTTCGCCAGCATCAATGCGATCGCGAAAAAGAGGGAAATCTGACATGAGTGCGCCTAACACCATAAAGCGCGACAGTCTTTATTCTATGATGACTGATTTTAGACTGAACGCCCTAGAGTAGAATTGAGGGGCAAGCAGGATGCTACACAATCGCATTTCATTTAAACTGACGCTATTTCCATCATGACTAGCAGCGAAGAGCAACTTAGTCTTTTTCAAGCGACTACTACTGATTCAGAAGCATCGGCAGCAGGGCAGCCCGAATTAATTCCCACAGACGCTAAAATTCCGATTCCCCCTGGCACATATTCCGCAATGACAGAAATCGCACAGCACTGCAACGAGTGTCATCGCTGCGGACTTGGCGAAACTCGTACCCACGCTGTAGTTGGACGCGGGAATTTGCAAGCACCGATTATGATCATTGGCGAAGCACCAGGGCAAAATGAAGATGAAACTGGATTACCTTTTGTCGGTAAAGCTGGGCAACTCTTGGATAAAATCTTGGCTTCGGTAAAACTCGATACAGACAAGCATATTTATATCTGTAATGTCATTAAGTGCCGTCCACCCAACAACCGCGTTCCTACCACCAACGAAATTAGCGCGTGTAAACCCTACCTTCTAGAGCAAATTCGTTTGGTTAATCCAAAAATTATTCTGTTTACTGGTGCCACCGCACTCAAAGGTTTGACAGGAGAAAAACGTGGAATTACAAAAATTCGGGGAAACTGGATTGAGTGGGAAGGACGTTTATGTATGCCTATTCTCCATCCAGCATATTTGTTGCGTAACCCTTCTCGCGAACGTGGTAGTCCAAAATGGTTGATGTGGCAAGATATTCAAGCTGTCCGCACTAAATTAGATGAGATGCAACAGATGCCTTCCGGCTGAAGTCGGGGCTACCCGAAGCAAGTTTTGAATTTTGAGCTTAAGAGAGTTATGAGTTATGAGTTAAGAAAATTCTTTTAATTCAAAATTCAAAACTCAAAATTCAAAACTCTTTAGGACTCAAAATTCAAAACTTCATAGAGGTGGACTACCCTGCGGGAAGCCGCTGCGCGTCTATGTTTGTCTAGCGGCGAATAAATTCGCCAAACTACAAATTAGTTTGACAATCACGTAACCATGTCCGAATTGCTTGGGCAATGATGCCATTACTGCTATCTCTAGGAGGTGTTACAGGTCGTTGAGAAGGATACGAACCAATGCGGGAAAACATTATTGCGAGTCGCCAAGTACCTTCCGCACGAGTAAAAAATAGCCAGTGAAACTGTTGTAGTTCGACAGGTTTTCCATCGATGTACTGTCGTTCGAGTGTTGTGATAAAGACTTGTTGGGGCTGTTGTGCGGTTGTTGCTTCTATATCAGGAGTATATTCGCCAGGACCAAGCGTTAATGGCGCAAACTCAGGGCGTCCGGCAATAATTATATAAGTATAAATATCAACGATCGCATTGCGACGACGAGTGCGTTGGCTAATTCGATTAGCATAGCCTGGTAAAGCTGGTAAAAGTTGTGATGTTAATGTTTCCACATCTTCGGTTTGACATTGCGGCGATCGCTCAATAAATCCCACAGATTGTTGGAACGCGTTATGTACTGGCTTTGTTCCGGTAAGTTCCAGGCTGAAACTATAAGCAAAAAAGTAAACAGCACAAATCGAGATTTGTAGCTCCCTAACCGCTATCATGACCCTACTAACTCGTCACAAATACGGTTCCAAGCAAGTTTTGGCTCTTCAGCCGCAGTAATCGGACGTCCAATCACAAGGTAATCAGCCCCAGCTTTTAGTGCTTGTGCAGGAGTCAGCGATCGCTTTTGATCTCCCCCTTCTGCCCAACTAGGTCGTACCCCAGGGCAAACTAGTAAAAAGTTGTCACCACACGTTTGACGTAACTGTGCGACTTCTTGAGGAGAACACACAGCACCATCTACTCCTGCCTCTTGAGCCAACAGCGCCATTTGTAAAGCATAATCAGGTAACTCTAGAGGGATTTTTAAATCAAATGCGAGTTGTCGCGCCGAGAGACTTGTCAGTATTGTAATTGCAAGCACCTTGGCTGGTGCAACACCTACTGATGCAGCACCTTCTTGAACCGCTTGCTGCGCTGCTGCGATCGCCTCTTTTCCTGCTGTAGCATGAATTGTCAGTAAATCAACTCCGTAACGTCCCGCCGCCCGACACGCGCCCGCCATGGTATTAGGAATATCGTGAAACTTCAGATCTAAAAAAATCCGCTTTTGCTGGTTTTTAAGTATTTTTAAGATACCTGGACCACTGTTAACAAAAAGTTCTAAACCAACTTTCCAGAAAGTCACTTCTGGTAATGTTTCAAGCAAGGCGATCGCCTCGGCTTCGCTGGCAACATCTAAAGGCACAATAATGCGTTCTGGGGACATTGATAGTGGGGGTCAGGGGGATGGGGGACAGAGAGTGATGAATGTTGAGTGTTGAGTTATGAGTTATTTTCTTCAATTCAAAACTCAAAACTCTTATTCAATCAAGGGACTAAGCGGACAAACTTATTTTTGCCAACTTGAAGAACTTTGTCGTAGAGTTGTTCGGGTTTTTCAAAAGCTAAATCAAGTTGCGTAATGCGATCGCCATCTATTCTTACTGCACCACCTTGAATTTGTCTGCGGGCGTCGGAACTACTTTTACACAATTTACTCGCACTCAAAATATAAAACAACTTGGCCGGAAACTCTACCTGTGATAAAGAAAACTCTGGAACAGTCGATGTATCTGTTGTTGCTCCTTGAATCAGCGACATTGCAGTTTGTTGGGCTTTAGCTGCGGCTTCTTGACCGTGGTATTGAGATACGATATTTAATGCCAAGAGCTTTTGGCGATCGCGGGGATTTTCGGGTAAGAGATCTAAAGGTAAATCTGTCAACAACTCAAAGTATTGTTTCAGCAGATGGTCGGGAGTTTTTTCTAATTTGGAATACATTGTCAGTGGGTCTTCGGATAACCCTACATAGTTCCCCAGCGACTTAGACATCTTTTGTACCCCGTCAGTTCCAATCAATATTGGCATCAGTACGCCGAACTGTGGGGGAAAGCCAAAATGACGTTGTAAATCTCGACCTACTGCAATATTAAACTTTTGATCTGTACCACCTAATTCCACATCAGCTTCTACCGCGACTGAATCATATCCCTGCATAATTGGGTACAAAAACTCATGCAAGTAAATCGGGTTTTCTTGAGCATAACGTTCAGCAAAGCCTTCTTTTGCTAACATTTGCCCGACAGTCATCGTGGCAAGTAATTCTAATATTTTTGCCAAATCCAACTTTGAGAGCCACTCGGAGTTGTAGCGAACTTCTAACCTGCCTGGTGTGTCAAAATCTAAGATAGGACGCAACTGCTCCAAGTATGTTTTGGCATTTTGTGCCACCATTTCTTCGTTCAACTGGCGACGGACTTCTGATTTACCTGTTGGATCGCCAATTCTTGCAGTAAAATCGCCAATAATAAGTACCGCCGTATGTCCCGCATCTTGAAAAGCTCTCAGTTTTCTATAAGGAATACTATGACCCAAGTGAATATCGGGACTCGTAGGATCGATGCCCAACTTGACGCGCAAAGGTCGATGCGTATCTGTCAAACGTTTTTCGAGGTTTTCCAGCAAATCATCAGAAGCAACTTGTTCAGGAAAAATCTCGCTAACACCGCGACGTAGCCATGTAAAGTTTTTTACTGCACTATCAATCGTTGGTTGTACTTTGGTTTCCCCTGGGCTTTGCGTCATACTAGGAACTTGATGGCTAAACTGGTCTTCATATAATTGATTCGTTATCACACTTTGTTCTCATTAGCGCAGGTGTCAGATTACTATAATTGCAAAAATTAGTTATTTTTAGCGCATTACTCAATTTAAACCCTTGTCTACAAGTGAGGAAGTTAAACCGCCGTGTCTTCTAGTATTGTTCATAAAAAACAACAAAGAGGCTCTTCACCCAGTTATCAGTTTGTCAAAGAAGTCGGTCAGGTAACTGGCGGCACACTATTGGCAACCGTTATGCTAACTAGTGCTGTTGTAGCTGGGGGATTGATTGGGTTAGCAACCAGTTTCCGCAATCTACCGGATGTGAGAGCTTTACGTAACTATTTTCCCTCAGAGACTTCTTATATCTACGACATTAAAGGTAGACTGCTTGCGAGTATTCATGGTGAAGCTAACCGCGAAGTTGTACCGTTAGATCGCATTTCGCCAGACCTCAAACGCGCCGTCATGGCGATCGAAGATACCCACTTTTACTATCATCATGGCATTAATGTTAGCAGTGTTGGTCGTGCGGTACTTGTTAACTGGCAACGTGGTGCAGTCGCTGAAGGAGGCTCTACAATTTCAATGCAGTTGGCAAGAAATATTTTCTTGTCGCCGGAGCGCAAATTTAGTCGTAAGGTT
This genomic interval carries:
- a CDS encoding class I SAM-dependent methyltransferase gives rise to the protein MPRILEPEVMDSWEEAVEYDAMDFTEVNTAFAESVIELGPNCAANILDVGTGTARIPLLIASRCPQWRIWGIDLAKNMLQLGLQHVKNAGLEQQIFLETVDAKKMPYPDGQFQMVVSNSLVHHLPDPLPFFREVARVLQPQGTILIRDLIRPTDVETMDALVASIGTEYDEQQKKLFRDSLNAALTLDEVHDLIKQANLSNVKVYQSSDRHWTAATWQD
- a CDS encoding uracil-DNA glycosylase, whose protein sequence is MTSSEEQLSLFQATTTDSEASAAGQPELIPTDAKIPIPPGTYSAMTEIAQHCNECHRCGLGETRTHAVVGRGNLQAPIMIIGEAPGQNEDETGLPFVGKAGQLLDKILASVKLDTDKHIYICNVIKCRPPNNRVPTTNEISACKPYLLEQIRLVNPKIILFTGATALKGLTGEKRGITKIRGNWIEWEGRLCMPILHPAYLLRNPSRERGSPKWLMWQDIQAVRTKLDEMQQMPSG
- the pyrF gene encoding orotidine-5'-phosphate decarboxylase produces the protein MSPERIIVPLDVASEAEAIALLETLPEVTFWKVGLELFVNSGPGILKILKNQQKRIFLDLKFHDIPNTMAGACRAAGRYGVDLLTIHATAGKEAIAAAQQAVQEGAASVGVAPAKVLAITILTSLSARQLAFDLKIPLELPDYALQMALLAQEAGVDGAVCSPQEVAQLRQTCGDNFLLVCPGVRPSWAEGGDQKRSLTPAQALKAGADYLVIGRPITAAEEPKLAWNRICDELVGS
- a CDS encoding phosphoribosyltransferase, with protein sequence MSDFPLFRDRIDAGEQLAQAISIVLTQPPLSTIDAQPIVYALPRGGIPVGLPVAQSLKCPLSILVAKKISHPKNPELAIGAVTADGKVLWAEETPFYVPYSRQGKAALAEAMAKAQEQLAQLTPACPEVNAEGAIAIIVDDGIATGMTMAVAAQALKAQNPAAILLCAPLAPRGLISWLEEWGDRVIILETPQSFMSVSRFYADFPQVETEEAFAYLQQHKEGMRSEE
- a CDS encoding urease accessory protein UreF; the protein is MTIERVLYLLQLASPALPVGAYSYSEGIEALVDAGMISNEQGLQHWLEQELRYGAIRLEAAVMVRAYHAVQNGDIEALSYWNQWLSAARETEELRSSSWQMGRSLMKLLLQLQPQVSPLADVVGNPCNYAIAFGIAGAAWKIEPLSSVVLGYLHSWTTNLVTAGVKLIPLGQTAGQQVILNLFPHIIDAATEILTLSDDDLCSCGWGLSLASMAHETQYTRLFRS
- the tyrS gene encoding tyrosine--tRNA ligase codes for the protein MTQSPGETKVQPTIDSAVKNFTWLRRGVSEIFPEQVASDDLLENLEKRLTDTHRPLRVKLGIDPTSPDIHLGHSIPYRKLRAFQDAGHTAVLIIGDFTARIGDPTGKSEVRRQLNEEMVAQNAKTYLEQLRPILDFDTPGRLEVRYNSEWLSKLDLAKILELLATMTVGQMLAKEGFAERYAQENPIYLHEFLYPIMQGYDSVAVEADVELGGTDQKFNIAVGRDLQRHFGFPPQFGVLMPILIGTDGVQKMSKSLGNYVGLSEDPLTMYSKLEKTPDHLLKQYFELLTDLPLDLLPENPRDRQKLLALNIVSQYHGQEAAAKAQQTAMSLIQGATTDTSTVPEFSLSQVEFPAKLFYILSASKLCKSSSDARRQIQGGAVRIDGDRITQLDLAFEKPEQLYDKVLQVGKNKFVRLVP
- a CDS encoding RNA-guided endonuclease InsQ/TnpB family protein; translated protein: MNTRRITYRLYPSRMQEERLHYFRKLHKDLWNACVYHRKTEYQKFGKNVTYYDQQNILPAFKAEWVEYKELGSQALQATVKRADFAFQRFFSGLGKYPKFKSSRYYRGWTYPASSGWKAHTTGDNGGLELAGISGQIQMRGAARTWGIPTTCTIIWKRSKWYASITVNCDPKRETSTGAIGLDIGCLTAIAMSDGTKVDNPRFLATAQKDINKVSKQLRRKRSPQRKTKASRRWKKVRKQVSKLQNKVANRRQNWVHQIATEITSTNSLVATEELAVKNMTAKAKKGKRKRTRGASTRGTRATHSLQKTGLNRSILDVGFGMLRQAIKYKVIEAGGVFVDVPTKKIKPSQTCPQCGTQKLKSLDERIHQCDCGCTLDRDVASAIVCLNYSLGLGTSLTDGDDLALPKTPKKCGGFRQLNQMKRQKLSEA
- the ureE gene encoding urease accessory protein UreE, giving the protein MIALTQRQPPNAAIAVSLTLALTAEERTRSRYRLETEDETIFLRLPRGTVLYDGDLLQAEDASVVVRVIAKPEPVLVVTATPVVLLKAAYHLGNRHVPVEVTQDYLRLSPDPVLRAMLEQLGTQVQEALLPFQPEIGAYGHNH
- a CDS encoding quinone-dependent dihydroorotate dehydrogenase, with translation MARLDLNFKHQWDLYKLVIRPVLFTGLKSDPEWLYQKTISTLSWLENSPHHPVTKSTQRLLQKSLCLSDERLAQKLWGIQFPNPVGLAAGFDKDGVAASVWTNFGFGLAEVGTVTFHAQPGNPPPRLFRLPQDCAALNRMGFNNFGAAMMAKRLKNATHLIPIGVNLGKSKITPLEAAASDYLESFRLLKDLGDYFVVNVSSPNTPGLRSLQNTAELSSILDALQQENQGQKPICVKIAPDLEWAAIAAIIEIAQTYKIAGIIATNTTISRDRLKTKIVAQTGKPVTEEAGGISGLPVRDRATEIIRFIYQQTQGQLPIIGVGGIFTTQDAWEKITAGASLVQVYTGWIYEGPLMVRRILQGLLLKLEEHKLNSIVDAVGLQSTKNL
- a CDS encoding NYN domain-containing protein — encoded protein: MATLLVREMLSLPIRKRQALLLGRLSALAKRSIVYIDGFNFYYGAVKDTPNKWLNLQNYFELLRQDDDIQKIWYFTAKVSGAQLVRQETYFDALATLPLIEIVFGLYKLKELRCRIKECKYQGNKLYKVPEEKGTDVNIALQMLDDAYQSACDRMILVSGDSDLVPAVKLVKKRHPKIQITVYIPANHPKRGAAKELRNVADKHKTLPSALLSKAQFPQSLIGISGKTICKPSCW